TTTACATTGATTATCGAGATGACGATACACAGGCTTTGAAATGAGTCTCATCCTGTTCTACATGTGATGCGTATGCCTACAGGTGATGTGGGTCTTACCTGTTCCGCTGACCTATCACTGAAGcacctccacctacctccaCCAATCGCAGCGTTTGGCTCGTCCCTCCTTCAACCCAAACACTTTACaccgaaaaaaaaaagaatccaTCAAAGTTAAGGCAACCTATAACCAATTCCAAAGCAATGGCTATATAGAATCATTGGAGAAAGAAGCTTTATTGTGTGTTTATGCTTTTTAGGTGCACGGGTATTAAGAGATCAGCTATAACCTTCCGTAAAGTCACGGACGGGGTAGCCGAGGTGTTGCTTACCTGCTCGGAACTGGTGAAATAAGCAGGGCAAGAAAAGCAGACTTACCTGTAGCCCGGGTTTGGTGTCTCTCTCACCGCGCTGTCTTCTGTTACCTGCACCGACTTGAAAGTCCAGTTTCACAAGGAAGAATCGTGGAGGAAGCAAAAATATGTCACAGGAGACAGACAAGTAAGTGATTATTATGCGGTGCCACATATCTTCGATTAGGCAAAGGTTATCGTCGATAGGGACTTTCCCCAACTATTTCAAAGTTTATTTCGAAGATGTTATTAAGAAAGGTTTATTAAATTACACGAAGAATACTATTAGgaatatatttttgtaatgaAATGGGGTTATATATTTACCGCATTTTATTTTGATAGTCTATGCTGGCTATGCACAAGAAACACTCCGCGAAGTCACTTTGCTGTCGAAATCGCCATTTTTGAAGAAAGGGAGAAAAATAAAGCTACAGgtttactttaaaatgttttcagttttattattttattgttttacatctttttaaatataaatgttttttttcaaatgtgagcAAGTACCACTGAATTATGTTAAGAAATTTCACGGATTTTATCAGTCAGTGCTGTCACAGCCTCCTGTAGACTTCTGAAGAATGTGTCAGTAGATGTGGAGGTTGGAATGCAACGGACCCCTTCCACAACACTGCTACGGGCTTGCCATGCAGAAATGACCATGCACGTCTGAAATTCGTTATGCTCTTGTTTCTTTATTTAACTTTGAGTCCTTTCAGCAGCTCTTAGCCAGTCTTGTGTTGTATTTGAACATATTATTGTCTATACATCGTGATTTAACACCAGTCTTTTAACTGTTTGAATAAGAACCAGTCTAAACGGAAAATACGATTTGTATATGTCTTTGGAAGGGGTCCGTACTTTTAGGACAGATGACTTTTTTACTTCTTGTTCGACTGTTCTCTGGTAAACCTGCTGACAGCCACTATCAGGTGTTTATTAAAACAGCCACATGACTGTCGTTAGCCCCTAGAAGTTCTCAGTGCTCTGTGATAACGTCTACCTGCTTACTGTATTCACAAATGACTGTCGTGTCACTGCCACGATACCCCTGCAATTTAAGTTTGAAATTTCATTTaattatttgatttgatttagctTGTCTGTATTAACACTGGCACTTACTAAACCTTGGTGATACACAAGTTGACATGTAacaaaaactcaccaccaccaccaccaccaccagaaaAACAGCCAGAGCTCTTAATTTAACTCAGAAACCTCTGAATAAGTAATCAGTTGGAAGAAATACACAAACCACTGCCCCTGAAGTTACTACCAATTTGGAATAATTGGTCTCTGTACTCTGCTGTTTCTCAGCCTGTATGACCAGAGTAGGCGGCGTTTACAGTTCTCCACATCAAAGTGTGTATGATCCTCGTGTGATCTCAATATAATCAGCTTCCTATCTGCACAAACCCACATGACTACCAGGTGGCTCTGGAGGAGAGATCTGCTTTACTGGGTGTCTAGGACCAGGGGTTTCTCCAAGCCCTAATATTAACCACAGATCTCAGAACAGTAGGTTATAGTTATTATCTACTTGAGAGGATTCTGGACCCATTAAGTTGGAGCTATTAGTGTCATGTACCCTCTGATGTGCTCACACGAAACTACATGTCCCAGCATCCTTAGCGCAGACAAACGGAGAATGAGGCAACCAACAGACTTCACAGATGATCTTCCACAGACTTCTATTTCCACATGGCTCTTGTTAATTGTCCTCACATCTAAAATCGCCtcattgtgaagtattgccacaGTTCTTCTACTGTTTTTCTTTCAGTGTGCATTGCTGTAAAAAGGTGTTGGCCTCTCTGTTCTCTTGTGTTTACATATCAACCCTGTTGAACTTTTGCTGAAATCGTCTATCTCTGGATCTTACCTTTGCCTGTTTTTGGATTATGAGTTtggattatttatatatatttataaaaccaTGTTCTTCTACAAGCATCTCTGAGTCCTTACAATTAGAAACACTAATGTTTTTTTCACTTAAAACATAGCCAATGGCTGTATAAACTTATTCTAGTCCTACTAGTCCTATTTGATTGACCGAGATTAAACCAACATCATATCTTAGATAAGATGATGATTAATAAGATCCGAAGGCAACCTGATATGATATTGATGGTCCCAACCACAAAACAGTACTGAGCTAGCCTGTTTCCAACATTGTGTAATATCACTTACATATagatttataatatatacggctcatatttatgtgtgtgtgtttctgtgtgtgtttgcatggttgtgtatgtgtggtcaTGTCTGTGGTTATGTggtcgtgtgtttgtgtgatcatgtgtgctgtcgtgtatgtgtgtgtgtatgtgtgtgtgtgtgtgtggtcatgtgtgctgtcgtgtatgtgtgtgtgtgtatgtgtgtgtgtgtgtgtgtgtgtgtgtgtggtcatgtgtgctgtcgtgcatgtgtgtgtgtgtgtatgtatgtgtgtgtgtgtgtgtgtgtgtgtgtgtgtgtgtgtgtgtgtgtgtgtgtgtgtgtgtggtcgtgccctgtcgtgtgtgtgtgtgtgttcaaacagTAGTAAgaggttagtggtggtggtgcccAACGAGTCGTCCTTCCATGGGCGGAGGTCCTACACCAGTGAGGATGAAGCGTGGAGGTCCTACCTGGAGAACCCGCTGACCGCAGCCACCAAGGCCATGATGAGCATCAACGGAGATGAGGACAGTGCGGCCGCCCTCGGGCTCCTCTATGAGTACTAcaaggtctcacacacacacacacacacacacatttacatagaaCGACTCATAGAAAGCAtgcgcacagacacatacacatacattcaaatacacacacacacacacacacactgatgcacacCCTGTCACGCACATCTTtcctgcagccaatcagaagctGTAGGAGAGTCTGCACACGCCCATAACGTTCTACAGCTCCAAGTCCCATCGGTTGCCAGGTCCATTAAAACCACGCACTACTCTCAGGCACTACTCTTTAACGCCAAAACTGTGAACGATTTTGTTTAAACGGGAACTAAAGGAACAGTgtcaaaaggaaaagaaattTCATGCTATTCATTCTATGCCCCAaacttcccctgtccttcacaCTTCCTGTACGCTCCCTAATCTAAAGCACGCATCTGCACATCAACAAGATGAAGTCATAGCACAGTGACAGAGGGGTCATTATTCAAGGGCCAGGATGGACTCAGGGTGGACTCCTGCCACAGGACCGAGGTGGCGTGGTCTGCTGTAGTGTTCTCTCGCACCACTGTTGTCATATCCTGGTGATTTCATCTCTCGTATAGATATGAGATATGTTTTTTTAAAACGTAGGCGTCAGTGATATCATTTCAGTGGCACGTCAGCATGTTAGCGCCCAGACTTCCTGTGTTCACCTTGTCTTCAGGTTGTAGATCTTTTGTGTTCTTCTGCTTAGGTTCCAAAAGACAAGCGAGTGCTCCCCATTAGCAAAGTAGTGGAGGTCACAGATGAGCAGGAGAAAAGGTGAGCATTTCTGGAGCAGGTGCCCAGGAAGAGTTAAGCCTGGTCCTCATAACCCGGACTGTGCTCACGGAGAGACTGAGGGAATAATAATTTACTCAGTTACTCATTTCTGTGTGTTTTAGAAATGCTCTGTTGGGGAACGGCAGTGGCACAGACTCTGAGTCTGTGGACAACCACGTCCAGGTGCTGAAGTCTGTCCCCGTGAACTTGTCCCTCAACCCCGAGCACCAGGACCCCAAACGGGAGGCGTACGGCGGAGGGTCGGGGGACGGCGCGGCCGTTCCCGTGGTGAAGGCCGAGGCGTACGCCCCTGTCTTCATGAACTCCGGAATCCACTACAGGgctgagggggaggagccagcGCGTGTCATCTACGAGCAGGCGCACTCATTCGACGACGCAGCTGTCTCTCACAGCGGCTACGGGAAGGACGAGCCCCGCAGTAGCCCAGACAGCACCTACGAGGAGGAGAGCAGCGAGGTGAGGCGGGGCTAACGTCGCCTAGCAACTAGCAACAGCTCGGGGCTACTCCACTGATGAATTCAGTGCCGTATTTTGGTTGAGAATGTGACAGCTTAATAGTTTTCTCTGCTTCAGAAATACCGTCCTTCTTCGCTTGGCGCTAACGAGTTCAtctttgaccaatcagacatgTGAGTGTCCTGTCCGGATCCATGAACGCCTCGTCATGCGAACGTGCTGACTGGCATTTATATGCTATTCAAATGTCATCAATGAATAAACATCAGGTTGCGAGCTAAAGGGAATTGCTTGTAtacaatgtgtgtgttgtggtggacAGAGACACCTTCCAGTACTCGCTGGAGGCCACCCGCTCTCTCCGACAGAAGCAGGGTGAGGGCCCGATGACCTACCTGAACAAGGGCCAGTTCTACGCCGTCACGCTGGCCGAGACGGGCTCCAACAAACGCCTCAGACACCCCATTAGCAAAGTGCGGGTAAGAACAAGAGTTTTCTCACTGTCACTATGTTATCGGATTATCACGTGGCCTGATTAGAAAGGTTTATGGTTCCATTTATGGTCCCAAATGACTGGATGGCGTGTTTTCTTGGCGTGGCGGTACGAGTGTAATCGCTTGTTGTAAACAAATCTTATGTAATGGAAGACCTGCTGTGATTATTATCATGTAGTACCATAGTAATCCACACCACCTTCATCCCTTTGTAAATGAACTGTTAGTATATTAGAGTAAAAGATTTCTCAGTGAAATACGGTAGAAGTTTGAAATATTTTAGAATGAATGAAATGTGGTTTTTGCTTAGACACTGTTGTCATgactcttttctttctctttgttgTTCAACgctcctacctcacacacatcaaCCCCTCCATCCAGAGTGTCATCATGGTGGTGTTCAGTGAAGATAAGAACCGCGATGAACAACTCAAGTACTGGAGATACTGGCATTCTCGCCAGCACACGGCCAAGCAGAGGGTCCTGGACATCGGTGAGAACCTCCGCCAGCTCTGCTGCCCTCTGCGCTCCTGATTCTTCTAATCTGGATTTGCGGCCCTCCTCTGTCCAGGCGCGGTGACCACAAAGCTCGTCCCATGTGAACCTTTGTCCcacccagagccggagtggctaatcgggagattcgggaggattcccgatgggccgattcatgtcaatctctagtttgggccgattgggtgggaaaaattattttgggccggatttgcgcatgaaactcccgggctggaaaagtggcccactccggtcATGGTCCCACCTGTTTGTGAGTTAGAGCTGATCTAAAGACCTCATAGCTCTTTGGATTGTAGCTCTGCTGCATTTTGGAGGATTGGAATTGCAGAATATATGGGAAAAAACAACTCTGTTAGGGCATTAAGGTTGGGGCATTGGGATTAGGGCACTGACATTAGGGCACTGACATTAGGGCATCGGGATTAGGGCATCGGGATTAAGGCATCGGGATTAGGGCATCGGGATTAGGGCATCGGGATTAGGGCATCGGGATTAAGGCATCGGGATTAGGGCATCGGGATTAGGGCATCGGGATTAGGGCATCGGGATTAAGGCATCGGGACCGAGCAGGTGCTGGTTGCAGCCCATTTGTCCGCTGCCCTCTGGCTGACTGGGTAAAAGCCCCTTTGTGTGTTTGCTCCTCGAGGCCCACAGGAGATTGGTTCCTCTTGACTTCCTGCGGTAGTTAAGGGTGCCGGGCTTGGAGAGGGAGCATGCGTGCTGGACTCCGTGACCTTCCTCGGGGCACCTGCCTGAACAGCACCTTCCAAACGGAGGGAAGTGACAGGAAGCTCTCAGCTGTACGCTTGTGCGCGTGTCTAATGACAGGAAATCGAATTGAAATGGACTGTAGTGAGTTGATGGCTTGTGATACACTCTTACGGTTTTATTGTGATTTAAGACAATAGATGAAGCATTTTGTGGTTGTTGGTATGACACTGTGATGTAATCGCACATCGCTGTGATGTGGTTACACGTTTGCAGTTATCGGCAAGCGCCTTCCCGAATGTTGGAACAAAAGTGAAAATATTCTGGTTTGTTTCCATAACAGTCTTTAGAACAGTCTTTATGTGTGCTTTCTCTGTTGaacaaggcaaaaaaaaaaggccACTCGGTTGTATGACAAGCTACAACCTGTGTGTGTAGAATAGCGGAGGTGGTATGTGTGAATGGTGAAAATATGGGACTTGTTTGGGCAGAGGGAAGAATgtccttttctctttcttttgagCGGACCCACAGATGGCTAACCTGGATGATGTTTATGCTAACCCACTAACATGTGATGGCAGGCAGTTCATAACACCAAATGAACCTCTGaaatgtgcaaatgtaaatTCAAACTTTTATTAACCTTCTATATCTTTTTGGAGTGCTTTGAACCAATTTTGCAGCAGGACATTTGATATATGACAGACTAGCACAAatttttttttgagggggggggggggggtgttgaatgGACCAGTTGAAAATGACCTAGAGCAAAAATTCAGCATGGCCTTTGTGAATCCACCAGGAAGTGTGCTGTTTATTTCCTGAGTTGTGGGTTTGGTTTGCTAGTATaatgagggtgagagtgagtaCCCGCTGTGCCTGTCCAGCTCAGGAACAccttcataaacacacaccttcCATGAAGGTGCCAGCAGCTTGCGCATTCTCACGTGGTCAACGGtcatctctgcctctctcctcaATGTCCTTCCTCGAATTCTTACCCCCAGGGGCAATTTCTAAGGGGGTAATTAGGAGTAAGCAGCAGCCCTGTTTTAAGCCTGTGAGGAAATGACAGATGGTGAATGAATGATGGTATTATATGTAAGATTCCAGGGGAGGGGTTCGCCTGCTTACtcagaggtgggggggggggagttgagCTCCGGGCGTGCGGCCCCCAGCATCCCAGCATGCCTTTCCCTGGCAGGTGGAGCGGAGCAGACAGGGACTGCAACCCGACACCGGTGTCGTTGGGAGATTTGAATAGCAGTTGAGGTGGGATTGTTCCTCGGGCCCGGGGCCATGTCACAAAACCTGGGATCTGAATGGGCTTATTTAACGGGCAGGGGCGAACAAGAACAGAACCAGATGAGGCTCCACCCTGCACCCGGAAGGACCCCCCCCGCCATATCTCTGGTGCTCCCCTGACCTCTGAGGCTGCCAGTCGTGGGGGAGATCTGTACAAGAACGGGAATCACCCCAAATGGCTGGAGTGTGATTCCTAGCGTCTCTGAGCGTCATTAAGGTGCGCAGACAGAGAGACTCCACCCGTACGGGCGACGCCCACCTCTCCCACTCCGTCCCCGCAGCTACGAAGTGGCAGAATGTTGACCCAATGAGGGGCGTGAGAGGCAATAAAGAATGGCTAGCCTTTATCACGCTCAAACAGTTACTTTGATGGCAGAATGAGTGTGTTTACCCAAGCAGATAACATTTATCTAGAATGGAAGTGTGCTGGGTTTTATTGTGCATGCCAAGTAGCAGTTATCATGTTGCAGGATCTAGATGAACCGCAGTTTACCTACTGTGGGAGATCTTCCTGGGATTATGTTCTTCTTGGGATTATGTTCAGGAACTTCCATTGGAaaggtttttttattttttattttgaccTAAATCTTTGTGTGTCATATTCTCATTTCTCCACAGCGGACTACAAAGAGAGCTTCAACACAATCGGGAACATCGAGGAGATCGCCTACAACGCCGTGTCTTTCACGTGGGACGTGAACGAGGAGGCCAGGGTGAGGACCCTGCTCAGAAGTATAGGAGCATGGCTTGCTCACAGCACAGCAGCGCCCCTCGATGGACTGGAGGTCCATGTATGGCTGTGTGCTTTGGACTTAGGAGTATCCGGCTAGGGGCGGACCCTTTTCTTGAGAACCGGTGCTTAATAACTTGCGTCCATACTGTTGGAGTCCTGTGTTTTCGGTCTGTTATATCTCACCTGCTGGGTCCTGTTAAGAGGaatctgtgttagtatctgctCTAGtgccttgctctctctctctctctctctctctctctctctctctctctttttctcattttctttctcccattctctctttctgtctgtttctttcattttctctttcctattgtctgtctcttctctttctctctctctctctctctctctctctctctctctctctctgtatgaaCACTCCCTAAAACCTTTCTAAAGTGTGACACTAGGGACAGGCCATGCCATTGTTCCTgtgcatgcgcacgcacacacacacacacacacacacacacacacacacacacacacacccctgtctgTTTGTCCACGGTCCTGCTTCGGGTGCCCCCACCAACGGGCGCCCCCACCCGCCGTGCCCCCACCCACGGGCGCTGGCCCAGCTCCCATTGTCCCCTGCTTCACAATAAAAGCCCAGCTCAAACAGTCTCTTCAGGAGGGCGCATTCAACACCGACTCTCCGAGCAAACATTTGCTTTTCAAATCCGCATCCACTCAGAGCCATTAGTGTGGAGCTCAGCCCCGCCCTCTgtgcaggagggagggaggggtttggGGAGTGCCCCGCCTCTCATTACCGTTACACCACATCAGTGGGGATATGTAAATATATACGGCCGTGGCTTATGACACTTAAGAGTGAAAACAGAAATGTACAAGGGgctatgttttgtgtttttaggtTTAGGTATAGTGATTGTTGGATAGTAGTTGTTGAAAATAGCTAAATTGTTAGAAGTACTGAGTACTTATTAGATGGAATAAGATGTGAATAAGTTTCAGAGACAATCATCTCCTCTGGAGTAAAATCAGGCATTTTCTGAACAGGTTTTACGGGATTTTTTAGACAGACGCAACTGGCCCAGGTCCCATATTAAATTTGGTCTGTTGTGGTAAAGGCGGTAGTAGGTTTGCTTTTTAACCTGCTGTTCCTTTAGTTTAATTTTAGCCATAAAGATAAGAATCTGAGTGCAGCAGTGTACCCCCAGGGGCGGAGTTAAAAGCCCATCTCTTCATTAAAGCTGGAATGGAGGCGGAGCCAAACCCATCCAGCCTGCCATTGATCTCTGGAGTGGAAATTATGACTGTTTGAAAAGCTGAAACCATGAAACCATTATTTCTAGTTTTGTTGCAGAGATCCATTTGATTTGTCAGGATTTTGAATAAATTGAAAACTTAAAACCTTGATTAATAAAAGACATTTCATTCACAATAGTATTTCCTCAAGAAAGGCATGAGTTTTCTTAAGAGCTCCTCTTGCCTGTCTGATCTGAGGACCCATTTGTGAGAAATGGTTAATAACTAACCACATTCATACATGTTTAGTGAGGGAGGCCGTTTTCATCTACACCTGGATTCCTTGGAGGATTTCCTGTGGAGTTTGGTTTCCTTCCTGTTATATGGAGACGGTGGGGTGTGGAATATGTTTCTGTGAAGTGTGAGGCtgtgatgtgtgtatctgttgaatgtgtggcagtgtgtggtgtgtgtgttttgtgtggtgtgtgtgtgtgacgtgtatgACTAGGCGAGTTTGTGTGGAATGTGTAGTGACTGGCTCTATGTCCTTTAAATCTGGGTTCATCCATTTCTTACTCAGCGGTTTGTGCAACAAGTGCTACGTTAATAATTGAGTTTTATCAGTGAACACCATAAAAATCTGAACTAGCAATAGAGTTAAACATTTAAAGTTTATTCACCAGAATTCTTGCTTAATTATGACATGTTGCTGAAGTGATAAGATTCAGTGAAGGTGCTCGCTTTACTTTTGTGTTTGAtacattatttattaattcgCTATTTAAAATAAACTCAGATTTTAATGTTATACTAGTTTCTTTAGATTACAGTGTTTATTAATTTGTGGGGCAATCATCATGTCTCTCTGTGATTGGCTAATGGAACAGTGATGCGTGTGCTTTGTGTGTTTCTGATTGGTAGATCTTCATCACAGTGAACTGCCTGAGCACAGACTTCTCCTCTCAGAAAGGCGTGAAGGGCCTACCCCTGATGATCCAGATCGACACGTACAGCTACAACAACCGCAGCAACAAACCCCTGCACAGGGCCTACTGCCAGATCAAGGTCTTCTGTGATAAGGTGACACTTGACTTGTGGACAGCAACAGGTGTGAGACTGTAAAGGCTTGAAGAATTGAGCGTGATGCGTCGTGAGCAAGTGTGAACATTCAGTAACAATATCAGTGATTTAGTCGTGTCTTTTCTGGTAATTACTCTCAAAGCCCAATCCTGGTTTCTCACGTTTAATTAGACCACTAACATTGGTGCAGTTTAGAGAGGGacggggggtgtggggtggggagacATGTACCCTGTAATTCCTgctcacactacacatataaTGTGTGAGGAGATTGGGTGGTGTGAATGGAGCCCCCACACCAGGTTCAAATGAAGCCTGTGCCACTGTCTGCTAATTTGAAGGGGCTGTCACACATTGTAACCGataaatgaatctgaatgtcCTTAAAAATGAGGTTAAAGGTTCCACCAGACAGTAGAAATTAGGAAAGTTGTAACTCTTTAATACCCTCTTGTGGTTGTGTTTAGAACGACAGTTACTCAGTTACTGTTTAGGTGCTAAAAGAGTAATCAGTAGTAGTGCTGGGACTCATTAGTAACGGACCAGCGCACGTCATTAACATTAAGTCATTTCGTCACttctgcctttgtgtgtgtgtgtgtgtgtgtgtgtgtgtgtgtgtgtgtgtgtgtgtgtgtgtgtgtgtgtgtgtgtgtgtgtgtgtgtgtgaatgtgtgaatcaGGGAGCAGAAAGAAAGATCAGAGATGAAGAGAGGAAGCAGAATCGTAAGAAGTCAAAAGGTttcttatttattatattttcttcttcttcttcttcttcttcttattattattattattatgatgacTATTGCTATTAAATATAATGTTAATTCTAGCTATTATTGTGATTTATTGTAGATCTGTATTCTATGTACTTCTCTTATTTTTCAGTCATACATTAAATATTCTGCCGCTTCACAAACCATAAAGAATTATACAATTATAAATGAAGAAAATATCAAAGATAAGAGCAGAATAATCACTAAATCTAGTCAAATATCAAAGATAAGAGCAGAATAATCACTAAATCTAGTCAAATATCAAAGATAAGAGCAGAATAATCACTAAATCTAGTCAAAAGATTCTAACAAAAGATCGAGTCATTTCTGCAGCTCACCTCAGACACCACTGAGTGGTCTATAGCGCACTGTTATAACGCTGTTATAACCCCCACCCTCAGGAAAGGACGGAGGCGTGGGGACGGTGTCCGTTCCCAAAAAGGGCGACACCACCTTGTT
This Brachyhypopomus gauderio isolate BG-103 chromosome 6, BGAUD_0.2, whole genome shotgun sequence DNA region includes the following protein-coding sequences:
- the grhl2b gene encoding grainyhead-like transcription factor 2b — translated: MSQETDNSKRLVVVVPNESSFHGRRSYTSEDEAWRSYLENPLTAATKAMMSINGDEDSAAALGLLYEYYKVPKDKRVLPISKVVEVTDEQEKRNALLGNGSGTDSESVDNHVQVLKSVPVNLSLNPEHQDPKREAYGGGSGDGAAVPVVKAEAYAPVFMNSGIHYRAEGEEPARVIYEQAHSFDDAAVSHSGYGKDEPRSSPDSTYEEESSEKYRPSSLGANEFIFDQSDIDTFQYSLEATRSLRQKQGEGPMTYLNKGQFYAVTLAETGSNKRLRHPISKVRSVIMVVFSEDKNRDEQLKYWRYWHSRQHTAKQRVLDIADYKESFNTIGNIEEIAYNAVSFTWDVNEEARIFITVNCLSTDFSSQKGVKGLPLMIQIDTYSYNNRSNKPLHRAYCQIKVFCDKGAERKIRDEERKQNRKKSKGKDGGVGTVSVPKKGDTTLFKTMTDLDAQPVLFIPDVHFGNLQRAAQVFAFNTEEIEREGSVLVKRMFRTSEDDYCPSPHKQFKEETQKRVLLYVRKESDEVFDALMLRSPTLRGLMDAISEKYGVPVDRIAKIYKKSKKGILVNMDDNIIEHYSNEDTFTMNIESHAPDAYKITLTEI